A single genomic interval of Penaeus monodon isolate SGIC_2016 chromosome 30, NSTDA_Pmon_1, whole genome shotgun sequence harbors:
- the LOC119592515 gene encoding 40S ribosomal protein S3a-like has protein sequence MAVGKNKGLNKSGKKGSKKRVVDPFTRKDWYDVKSPALFTNRNVGKTLVNRTQGTKIASEGLKSRVFEVSLADLQNETDAERSFRKFRLIAEEVQGKNVLCNFHGFSLTTDKMRSMVKKWQTLIEGNTDVKTTDGYLLRVFCVAFTEKMASQTKKTAYAQHMQVKNIRRKMVDIITREVASSELKEVVNKLIPDTMADDIRKACNSIYPLKDVHIRKVKVLKKPRFDLGKLLEMHGESGKAIASGEDVGSRVDRPDNYEPPVQASV, from the exons ATGGCTGTCGGGAAGAATAAGGGCCTGAACAAATCGGGCAAAAAGGGATCCAAGAAGAGGGT TGTCGACCCCTTCACCCGCAAGGACTGGTACGACGTGAAGTCCCCGGCGCTCTTCACCAACAGGAATGTGGGCAAGACTCTCGTCAACAGGACCCAGGGCACGA aaaTTGCCTCTGAGGGTCTGAAGAGTCGTGTGTTTGAGGTCTCCCTGGCTGATCTCCAGAATGAGACTGATGCCGAGAGGAGCTTCCGCAAGTTCCGCCTCATCGCTGAAGAGGTCCAGGGCAAGAATGTTCTTTGCAACTTCCATGGTTTCAGTTTGACCACTGACAAGATGAGGTCCATGGTCAAGAAGTGGCAG aCTCTGATTGAGGGAAACACTGATGTCAAGACAACCGACGGATACCTGCTCCGTGTCTTCTGTGTGGCTTTCACCGAGAAGATGGCTAGTCAGACAAAGAAGACTGCCTATGCCCAGCACATGCAGGTGAAGAACATCCGCAGGAAGATGGTGGACATTATCACCCGTGAAGTGGCCAGCAGTGAGCTGAAGGAAGTGGTAAACAAGCTCATCCCAGACACAATGGCTGATGATATCCGCAAAGCCTGCAACTCCATCTACCCCCTGAAGGATGTACACATTCGTAAG GTCAAGGTTCTGAAGAAGCCCCGTTTTGACCTTGGCAAGTTGCTGGAGATGCACGGAGAAAGCGGCAAGGCCATTGCCAGCGGTGAGGATGTTGGATCCAGGGTTGATCGCCCAGACAATTATGAGCCTCCAGTTCAAGCCAGtgtctaa
- the LOC119592292 gene encoding sulfotransferase 1C4-like: MQKFTYNTPVCAAYFTLILQTASAMPEHQLPVILEEIPEKEMARYPVRRTKGVKTFVRTKPGGVLMPATYAHLAKRFYNLELRSDDVVVAAYPKSGTVWVAEVVWTLLNPHALDTLEAKPHHHRATLLDMDFLHPTRAEDNSPLLQRFLSECPGGRLEDGMTLQLAAVAPSPRILKTHLPINLLNPDMLNICKVVYVARNPRDVCVSLYRFLGMMKGVTVPVEFQDFAESFMSGSLHYGPYWDHLEQAWRHRDHPNLHVVFYEDMKKDVLQELKKLSSFLGRSLTDDQLRSIVEYTSFGRMKARDAKFPVVDLNGSFFRKGEIGDWKNMASPQLDALMDGWIKEKSRGTGITFKYE, encoded by the exons ATGCAGAAGTTCACGTACAACACACCAGTCTGTGCTGCCTATTTCACTCTGATATTACAG ACCGCGAGCGCCATGCCGGAGCACCAGCTGCCCGTGATACTAGAAGAGATTCCTGAAAAAGAAATGGCCCGATACCCAGTCAGGCGCACGAAAGGCGTGAAAACCTTCGTCAGGACAAAACCTGGAGGCGTCCTCATGCCTGCGAC GTACGCCCATTTGGCCAAGCGCTTCTACAACCTGGAGCTCCGTAGCGACGACGTGGTGGTGGCGGCCTACCCGAAGAGCGGGACGGTGTGGGTCGCGGAGGTGGTGTGGACGCTCCTCAACCCCCACGCCCTCGACACCCTGGAGGCGAAACCGCACCATCATAGAGCCACTTTGCTCGACATG GACTTCCTACACCCCACGCGCGCTGAGGACAACAGTCCACTCCTGCAGAGGTTTCTCTCGGAGTGTCCTGGAGGGCGCCTGGAGGACGGCATGACCCTCCAGCTGGCCGCGGTGGCTCCGTCCCCCAGGATCCTGAAGACACACCTTCCCATCAATCTCCTCAATCCCGACATGTTGAACATCTGCAAG GTTGTGTACGTCGCCCGCAACCCGAGGGACGTTTGCGTGTCCCTGTACCGCTTCCTCGGGATGATGAAGGGCGTGACAGTCCCTGTGGAGTTCCAGGACTTCGCCGAGAGCTTCATGAGCGGGTCCCTCCACTACGGGCCGTACTGGGACCATCTGGAGCAGGCGTGGCGCCACAGAGACCATCCGAACCTCCATGTGGTCTTCTACGAGGACATGAAGAAGGACGTGTTGCAGGAACTCAAGAAACTGAGCTCCTTTCTGGGTCGTAGCCTCACGGATGACCAGCTCAGAAG CATAGTCGAGTACACCAGCTTCGGCCGCATGAAGGCGCGTGACGCTAAATTCCCGGTAGTGGACCTCAACGGCAGCTTCTTCCGCAAAGGGGAGATTGGCGACTGGAAGAACATGGCGTCCCCTCAGCTGGACGCCCTTATGGACGGCTGGATCAAGGAGAAGTCTCGGGGCACTGGCATAACTTTCAAATACGAATGA
- the LOC119592293 gene encoding LOW QUALITY PROTEIN: DNA repair protein rad13-like (The sequence of the model RefSeq protein was modified relative to this genomic sequence to represent the inferred CDS: deleted 1 base in 1 codon), which yields MGVKGLWRILQEAQEDVPLEQLRNSVLALDASGWVVNMGLRSFFYRVRNLVRAGIVPLVVLDGRVPQEKLSVVAERRWKSLRYKTRKLSSAVRKKMYEDPCTIRPTAALTQVLKGLGAPVIRSEGEAEKLCAWLDQRGVVDGVISGDSDAFLYGAGTVYRQVSTRPGGVCQRIKSRDVRAWCGLSRWSLIGVAALLGCDFLPAGVRGVGLTKALKLLRQADPRNKRDLREFLKPFFQGQDRKHLNLVLGEFLTPPALWDFVHTEMLEPDIYAFVDVTNRQWGWSPKESLIAIAPVLIRWHLEGEETPGVEITPVSSKGISTTCAEGRGPHSGKFDEFDLEEQSDRETAKQEEEGSEKSDCHTVKAEVEVLDLRSEMLIEKQDATEDGGEEVDEKXXXXXXXXXXXXXXRIQLAPDSLNRNQINPVLSSHLKSIISDDRERTLCKAGKSSEIPSCLTVLWRLRSHGIEVRVTTVEALESILIVYDVKRIENV from the exons ATGGGCGTGAAAGGACTCTGGCGCATCCTGCAGGAGGCTCAGGAAGACGTGCCCCTTGAACAGCTTAGGAATTCCGTGCTAGCTCTAGATGCTTCGGGTTGGGTCGTCAACATGGGACTCAG ATCCTTCTTCTATCGCGTAAGGAACCTCGTACGGGCGGGCATAGTGCCCCTTGTAGTCCTGGACGGAAGAGTGCCACAGGAAAAGCTGTCAGTCGTCGCCGAACGCCGATGGAAGTCTTTACGGTACAAGACCAGAAAGCTCTCGTCCGCtgtgaggaaaaaaat GTATGAGGATCCGTGCACCATCAGGCCAACAGCTGCACTTACCCAG GTGCTGAAGGGCTTGGGCGCACCTGTCATACGGAGCGAGGGCGAGGCTGAGAAACTGTGCGCTTGGCTAGACCAGAGGGGG GTCGTGGACGGCGTGATCTCCGGCGACAGCGACGCCTTCCTCTACGGCGCCGGGACAGTGTACCGACAAGTGTCTACGCGCCCCGGCGGAGTGTGCCAGAG GATAAAAAGCCGTGATGTGCGGGCGTGGTGTGGCCTGTCCAGATGGTCGCTGATCGGCGTGGCCGCCCTCCTCGGCTGCGACTTCCTCCCGGCCGGTGTCCGTGGCGTCGGGCTCACCAAGGCCCTAAAACTCCTCCGCCAGGCAGATCCTCG GAACAAGCGGGATCTACGTGAGTTTCTCAAGCCGTTCTTTCAAGGCCAAGATCGGAAACACTTGAATCTCGTGCTGGGCGAATTCCTCACTCCCCCCGCCCTCTGGGACTTCGTGCACACCGAAATGCTGGAGCCAGACATCTACGCCTTTGTG GACGTAACAAACAGGCAGTGGGGATGGTCACCAAAGGAGAGCTTAATAGCCATTGCGCCCGTGTTGATTAG GTGGCATCTTGAAGGCGAAGAGACCCCAGGCGTAGAAATCACTCCAGTGTCTTCCAAAGGCATCTCGACGACCTGCGCTGAAGGAAGGGGCCCTCACAGTGGCAAGTTTGACGAGTTCGATCTCGAGGAGCAAAGTGATCGAGAGACAGcaaagcaagaggaagagggcAGTGAAAAGAGCGACTGCCACACAGTAAAGGCCGAGGTGGAGGTACTCGATCTGAGGTCGGAAATGTTGATCGAAAAGCAAGATGCGACGGAGGACGGGGGGGAGGAAGTAGATGAAAAGGNNNNNNNNNNNNNNNNNNNNNNNNNNNNNNNNNNNNNNNNNAGGATCCAGCTAGCACCAGACAGTCTAAACAGAAACCAAATCAACCCTGTCCTTAGCAGTCATCTTAAAAGCATAATTTCTGATGATAGAGAACGCACATTATGCAAGGCAGGGAAAAGT AGTGAAATTCCCAGTTGCTTAACTGTACTTTGGCGATTGCGAAGTCACGGCATTGAGGTGAGAGTTACGACCGTTGAGGCGCTAGAAAGTATTTTGATAGTTTACGATGTTAAGAGAATTGAAAATGTTTAG